The following DNA comes from Astatotilapia calliptera chromosome 6, fAstCal1.2, whole genome shotgun sequence.
GAAGATTACCAATGCTTTTTCAGGTGTTGTCAGCACGTGGCCTTTAAAGGGTAGTTATTAAATAATTCTCCATAATGTAGTACTGTGCTTACTATATATAAACTCTACTTTCTCAAAAACTCAAACAATTTTCTGGTATTCCCAAATGATTAAGTTAATAAATGACTTGTCTGGTTCAATCAGCAACAATAAGTGAACTAACCGCATGAATTAACGGCAACTAGTGAACTAGAAAAATCCTTTGTCAGGTGTTGTcttaatacaaagaaaagcaatGAAAATTTCATCGTGACGGATTACATAATGCGCTTTCAACAGGCTTCTCCAAAACTACGCCCAGAGCCAGAAAATCTGGCGGCAGTGAGTTATTCATCGCTTTTAGTAAACGGGCTAAAACACGCATTAACAACTTGTGTGGGCCTTTAAACTGAGTCACAGACAAGAAGTTACCAAACAACAGGTTACTACAACAGAGGTTTTCTGGCTTCTTTCTCAAAGACCTCCTAAAAGGGCTGCAGAAACAGAGGAATATGTTTACAAGTGAATCATTTTTGTTCTTATAAACCATGCAGACAGGTGCCTGAACAAATAAGCAGAAATCACAAGTGATATGATTATAAAAAGATAagtgtttaaataataaataaatgcagagtgttggtttttttttaaatgatattacATTCCACTCGAGAGAAAATCTGCAGCCGATGCCGTCTTCTGTAATACCAAGTATAGTGAAATGCAGACAACCTTTGATTCGAGGTAATTAGTTCTGATAAAGTGAGCGGCTGGCAGAAGAAGTCACGCTGAGTTCAAAGGGGTGTCCCTCATCAGGAAACATTAAGTGTTCTTACCAACATGATGTCATTTAATCCCAACACTTGATGCAGCGTTAAAAACCGAGGGTTACCAGGCAAACAATCCATCACGCTTTTTAGACATTTGCTATGACATGCTCCACACAAACccccagaaagaataaaaacattaaaaaaacgcaacacacacaaactgctgtCAGTATTTCAACAAGgcccaaaagagaaaaaatgagTTTCACTTTAAGACAAAGTCCTAAGCAAAGAGCCTGCAAGGCTGCTGAATCTGAATTAAGCATAGATTGGCCTATATTGCAGCAATTAGGGAACTAGTTCAAGTCGTGCCAGTTCTCATGTAGGTTCTTTTACACTGGGGACTTTTACTCTAAAATAGTGAAGAATACAGTGCAGTCTGGGCTAGGAAACAGTGGTTGAATTGAAAAGACCACGGTGGAATGAACTTTTCATTTAACAGCAGAAAAGGTTTGCAGATGAGTGCTGTGCTTTGAAAGAAGAATGTGGCATAATAGCTTGTAGGCATGACTAAACAGTATGCACGTGAAATAACATATTTATCACCAGCACGCAGGAGAATAACCGCATCAATCACACACGCGATTTGAAAATAGGAGATAAGATAAACTGACTCTAAGTGCCCGTGCATCTGATGCTGCACGAGTGGCCCGGCTTCCCCAGAATCAGAAAGCAGAGTGGTGTAGAGGAACATGTGTGCAACCTGATTTGAGCTCTCATGCCTACGGTAAATCCATTCCTCCTCTCAAAAAGCTTGGAACACTGTATGTGAAGGGGTGACTAACTTGCACTTTCAGGAATATCGCACATAACTGGAAGCCAGAAGGGCAGCTAAATTCCTGTTTTTGCCCCAGCTACTTGGTTTTGTCCCAAAAGGCACTCACTGACCCACTCATTAACGGGTAAAGCTGCAGCTTGACAAGAAACCCCCAGATGACAGTAATTGTTGCAGTCGCAGATGGAGAGCAATTAATGAAGGGTCAGAAGTTTCCAGAAGTGTGTTTGCCTGCATTAAACACCTCCTGTATGAATCTCACTGTAACCCTTGACCTAGGACCTCGATGGAGCTGGGTAAAACATAAGCAGGGGCACGTTGATTATGGTGGCTTCTCTATATTTCAAGTAAAATGAGCACTTCTGAGAATCTTTTTAAACCTTAACAAAGAGTAGAATCAGCATCACGGTGAATTATGTAATGCTGCACAGTCTGAAATCCTCTCTTACAAATCCACAACTGTGAAGAGGAACCAACTTATGAAAAAAGTTCTGATCCGATGCTCTAACACAGTCTCTACCGTGAGCAGCATGTTTTgggactgtttcttttttttttttgtaaccgACTCCAAACGACTATGCAGCTCCGCAAGCGGCATCAAATTAATTAACAATgacttacaatacaaagcactTTGAACTGAGTGTGTGCTGTGAACAGAGCCAGATTGACGGGAAACTTTGACCCCGCAGGCCTCCCCACAGCAGTTGCTTATGACTTGCCTCCCTTGAATTCCCCTCTGGTGCACTGCCAGCAGCACAGACGCTATACCCTCCAGAGCTGAGTGTTTATGATTAAGTATGCAGGTGTAATGATGCGAAAACTTAATGTATGCGTCTTTTAGTGGGAGTATGTGAACAGAATTCACAAATTGCAACTAACTACTGCAAACAGATACACCCGGTTACCCATTTACAAACATATCTGAGATGAATGGAGCTGAATTATTTAAAGCATCATTATGCAACAAGACACTCTCTCTGCTAACGGGCAAAATACTTCTACAGAGAAAAacttcacattattttattaattgtcTCTTTTTAAGTATTTCAAACCAAAGTATGTCACGGCTGCTTAGGCAGcagcttttatttaaacataaacTCAGTGTTAGGTATGTAGCAAGTGTTTGGATGCTGAGGACGGAACATGAACCGATGCCCCGGGATATTTAATGAGGTGCATGCAGATGTTTTAAACTCCGACCACATCTGCAGCTTGTGCACAAACTGAGGAATGACTCTAAAGCAAACTAAGCACGAGTGGaacagtggtgcagtggttatgAATATCGCCTCATAGCAAAAGGGCCCTGGATTTGAGACTGTCAGCTGCCTGGCATCTTTATTTGTTTGGTATGTGGATGCTGTCCCTGCGCCTGTGTGGGATCGCTCCATTCTCATTAGGCTaattagtgattctaaattgcctggAAGCATAAGCGGCTGTCCTTTTCTCTCTGTGATAGATGGGTGACCAGTCAAGGTTGTACCCCACCTCTTATCCTATGACAGTTGGGATAAGCTCCAGGCTAGCATggccctgaactggataaggaGTTAAGAAAGTGGATAGATAGAAAAATATGCATCGAATTAAAAAGAGTAGAAAACGGTTTGTCttagtttattgtttttttgtcgAAACAAATTGTGCAGGAGTGTAATTATTAattactaaatctccatcaGAGCAAGGCACATTTTCCTTCCTtaagaagaaaatgtaaaagtaaatatgtaagaaaaattgtgtatgtttctgttctgtgtcctgtgtactgtttgtttgtatatgtgtctttttggctgctgttacaaccaaatttccccttgtgggacaattaaaggattattctattttattctaaaatGTTGCTaccttacaaaaataaaaacttcacaCAAGTTTCTGTGTCACTGAAATATGGTGACTAATGAATCAACAACccaattattttcttttcactaGCAGGGACCACATCCTCGGTAACGATGGGCGATGAGGGATGAGGAAGTGTGACTggtgctgcggtttggggaaggcctcgaaggggactggcgacggcTCTCGGGCcgggcagatccccatgtactaacgagaaatgaatgaaggaaaggaagagaggagaagaggagaagagagggaaAAATGAGGGGGAAGGGTGGGGCGTGAAAATGAGAACAGCAGGTattggaggaggggggcttTTATAGGCTGAGGCCGGAGGGGGCGTGAAGGTAGGAGTGTTcccactcctgaaattcagatgatATCTCCACCAAAACAGTTCCCAGTTAATGTTCTGCAATATTACTTATCAATGAAGTGACTTGTGGATTCAGCGCCATTgtgtagcacacacacacacacacgcacacacacacacacacacacacacacacacacacacacacacacacacacacacaggaacacaagtaaacacaaacattCAAATATTCACTAAATGGTTGTAACACACAAAATCTTAGTCATCAGATGTCTACTACAATCACAACAGAgatatgtaataataaaaagaaattgcaaacatttgccgATCTTAGTATTCTGATAAAATAACAGGATGGTGAACTTTCTCTGTTGACTCAGAAAACTGGTGCATGTCTGTGACTAGTCAGctgtaatgaaaataaataaacaaacacccCCCTCCCCAAATAGTATATTATGTAATGCTAATTTGGCAGAGGAACTACACCTAATTTCTGGTAATGGAGCTCGctgatttgttctgtttttcctcCCAATTAATCCTCTTAAAGTGAAGCGAATATTCTAATAAGCGCACAACAgtcatgttttttccccctagTTTTAAGAGTTCATAAATCAGCTGCTGACAGGTGTGTCTGTATATGCATCAGTCCAGTCCAGCACCAAATCTACAAACCCTTTCCAGGAATAACTTAGTCAGAAGCAACAACAGTGAGGGGGTTGGCTATGCAAAACATCAGATAAACCGTGGGTGAGGTAAACATCTTTCTCAAACACCATGcgcatacaaatacacacagcacacGGGGGGCTTGAGGGTGTTAGAGGTTGTTATTCATTATCCACACGACTGCATTCCAGGATTGGACAAAAAAAGAGTTATCGCCACCATCACTCTGAAGCAAGCGCATGAGAGGCAGACAGGGATTTAAGCAGGTTCTCAAACAAGATGCCCCCACCTGATaacctcagtgctgctgttgcACTATTCCCACATGTCCTAATGCATTTACAaatgagagagagcaagagatgaAAGGAATGGGAAAGTGTGAAAAGGGTTGAATAGGAGGAGGGCAAGGCATGAGGAGGAAAAgcaggaggggagagagagagtgtgaacATTAACACTTAATGGAAGTGATGGAGAATGATAAGGACACCTGCTTCTCCACTTTACAGGAAGTGACCTGTGAAGATGTGGCATCTACACCTGTGGCAGATTCAGTGTTGTCTGAGGGGGAAAGAACCTTTGCTGCTACCTCCCTCatctctttttccttcagtaCAAGAAATTATTGAGGAAttcctcttccttctttttATTGCTCAATATCTGATTTTAGACATTTGACCTATAGATACACCACATGCACTCAGTGACTCCTTGCATCATAAACGATTACATAACTCATGTATCTACCTTGCCTTATCCAACAAAGAGAGTGGTCATGTGAAAGACCTGCCTAGAACAGACATCAACCTTTAACACATTCCAGGTGTCAAAGGTTGTTGCAAAACTCTCTTACCTTTTTTAAACTCCTCCAGCATTGCGTCAAGCTTGGTGTCATTGAACACAAAATGCAACGGGtggctgtaaaactttgtgatgGTTTTGAGCGGAGTGCAATCATCCGGGTCCACGAAGGCCAGGTCCTTGACCAAGAGCAGATCCACTATATTGGACCTCTCGCCCTCGAAAACGGGGATGCGCGTGTAGCCGCTCTTCATTATCTCGGACATGGTATTGAAGTCCAGCGTTGCATCCCCAGGAATCATGAAGCAATCCCTCAGCGGCGTCATCACGTCCTCTACAGTCTTAGTCCTGAGCTCCAGCGCGCCCTGGATGATGTTCAGCTCCTCTTTCACCAGATCGTTGTAGGGGTCCGTGACGCGCAGCATCTCCAGAAGCTTCTCTCTGTTGTACACGGTTCCTATCTCCTGTCCGAGCAGGTAGTCCAGCAGCTTACTGACTGGGTAGGACGCAGGGAAGGTAAGCAGCATGAAGAACTTGGTGAGGAATATGGTGTTGGCTCCCACAGCGAGGCCGTGCCTGGAGCAGATGGCCTGTGGCACAATTTCCCCAAAAATGACTATACCGATGGTGGACATGACAACAGCAATCAAGCCCGAACCGGCGATATCATCCAGCAAGATGGTTAGCGTGGTGTTCACTAACACGTTCCCGAGCAGAAGAGAGCATAGCAAATAATTCCCTTGGCTCCTGACCGGCTCTATTTTTTTGGCGTAATTCTTCTCCCTTTCCGTGCCGCAGTTCTGCACTATCTGGAGTTCCATGGGGTCCAGAGCCATGAGCCCCAGGTTCAGCCCGCTGAACATACCGGACAGGCAAAGCAACATGGAGATGAAGATGACCTGGAgccagaaaggcagcagaaaCTTTTTCTCCTCCACCACTATCACTTTGGTGTCATCCCCATCGTGGTAGATCCAGGTGTTCTCTGTCCGCGGG
Coding sequences within:
- the cnnm2b gene encoding metal transporter CNNM2 isoform X4, whose protein sequence is MAEPLSQAPTAAKMASLNRVRALAMIFLTVTGCCVTPTSGKEGSEETVIIGLRLEDTDDISFMDKGYLRVSERSRVKLRVYGQNINNETWSKIAFTEHERSRVIGSIDSSSGDNQSQEDSSGLHPCGFRTSDIMILPYIILNRKTSGIVEIEVKPLRKTERSKTYYLCIATSTPAVAGMHDPRTENTWIYHDGDDTKVIVVEEKKFLLPFWLQVIFISMLLCLSGMFSGLNLGLMALDPMELQIVQNCGTEREKNYAKKIEPVRSQGNYLLCSLLLGNVLVNTTLTILLDDIAGSGLIAVVMSTIGIVIFGEIVPQAICSRHGLAVGANTIFLTKFFMLLTFPASYPVSKLLDYLLGQEIGTVYNREKLLEMLRVTDPYNDLVKEELNIIQGALELRTKTVEDVMTPLRDCFMIPGDATLDFNTMSEIMKSGYTRIPVFEGERSNIVDLLLVKDLAFVDPDDCTPLKTITKFYSHPLHFVFNDTKLDAMLEEFKKGHVGIVQQQH
- the cnnm2b gene encoding metal transporter CNNM2 isoform X3, with translation MAEPLSQAPTAAKMASLNRVRALAMIFLTVTGCCVTPTSGKEGSEETVIIGLRLEDTDDISFMDKGYLRVSERSRVKLRVYGQNINNETWSKIAFTEHERSRVIGSIDSSSGDNQSQEDSSGLHPCGFRTSDIMILPYIILNRKTSGIVEIEVKPLRKTERSKTYYLCIATSTPAVAGMHDPRTENTWIYHDGDDTKVIVVEEKKFLLPFWLQVIFISMLLCLSGMFSGLNLGLMALDPMELQIVQNCGTEREKNYAKKIEPVRSQGNYLLCSLLLGNVLVNTTLTILLDDIAGSGLIAVVMSTIGIVIFGEIVPQAICSRHGLAVGANTIFLTKFFMLLTFPASYPVSKLLDYLLGQEIGTVYNREKLLEMLRVTDPYNDLVKEELNIIQGALELRTKTVEDVMTPLRDCFMIPGDATLDFNTMSEIMKSGYTRIPVFEGERSNIVDLLLVKDLAFVDPDDCTPLKTITKFYSHPLHFVFNDTKLDAMLEEFKKDTLSPRHPCAMC